In Musa acuminata AAA Group cultivar baxijiao chromosome BXJ2-10, Cavendish_Baxijiao_AAA, whole genome shotgun sequence, a genomic segment contains:
- the LOC135624445 gene encoding probable serine/threonine-protein kinase PBL21 isoform X2 — protein sequence MSGALAAVLGGAAGAVALLGILIGLIRYFMLRNRSIARSSDTNSSELSVQEEQNIELAFQGARVFTLKELDAATKDFSNINLIGYGMFGEVNKGFLQDGTIVAIKRRVSAPSQEFIEEVCYLSSIRHRNLVRLLGYCQENDLQMLVYEYVSNGSVSTHLYGGNQVSSRKLEFKHRLSIAHGAAKDEDFMPKVADAGLRRLLNRTNGASPSSRVTTDDPFHDPEVKESGGFSLKSDVYSFGVFLMELLCGRDVRSDQRLIEWAQNYEDSIDILTVIDPRMVSSFTSEGMKEFLRLITWCLNPSSERRPAMDYVEIELQRIREKELQLTTVMGEGTTTVTLGSQLFRA from the exons ATGTCAGGGGCTCTTGCGGCAGTTCTAGGAGGTGCTGCAGGAGCCGTGGCATTGCTGGGAATACTAATCGGTTTGATTCGCTACTTTATGTTGCGCAATAGGAGCATCGCAAGATCATCAGACACCAATTCATCTGAACTGTCAGTACAAG AGGAACAAAACATCGAGTTGGCTTTTCAAGGAGCACGAGTTTTTACTCTCAAGGAGTTGGATGCAGCTACAAAAGATTTTAGCAATATCAATCTGATCGGTTATGGAATGTTTGGGGAAGTAAACAAGGGATTTCTTCAGGATGGAACAATAGTGGCTATCAAAAGAAGGGTTTCGGCTCCAAGTCAGGAATTTATCGAGGAG GTATGCTACTTATCTTCGATTCGCCATAGGAATCTTGTAAGACTTTTGGGTTACTGCCAGGAAAATGATCTGCAGATGCTTGTCTATGAGTATGTATCGAATGGCAGTGTTTCCACTCACTTATACG GTGGTAATCAGGTTTCGAGCAGAAAGCTAGAATTCAAACACAGACTTTCCATAGCCCATGGCGCTGCGAAAG ATGAGGACTTCATGCCGAAAGTTGCCGATGCTGGGCTACGTAGGTTGTTGAATCGGACAAATGGTGCTAGTCCATCTTCTAGAGTGACCACCGATGATCCTTTCCATGATCCGGA agtgaaggagtctggAGGATTCTCTTTGAAGAGTGATGTATATAGTTTTGGGGTATTTCTCATGGAGTTATTATGTGGGAGAGATGTCAGATCTGATCAACGACTCATCGAATGG GCACAGAACTATGAGGACTCTATCGATATTTTGACAGTCATCGATCCGAGAATGGTCAGTAGTTTCACCTCAGAAGGCATGAAAGAGTTCTTGAGGCTGATAACATGGTGCCTGAATCCGTCAAGCGAGAGGAGACCTGCCATGGATTATGTGGAGATAGAACTTCAACGGATACGCGAAAAGGAGTTACAGTTGACGACTGTCATGGGCGAAGGGACGACGACCGTAACTCTCGGAAGTCAGCTGTTTAGGGCATGA
- the LOC135624445 gene encoding probable serine/threonine-protein kinase PBL21 isoform X1: MSGALAAVLGGAAGAVALLGILIGLIRYFMLRNRSIARSSDTNSSELSVQEEQNIELAFQGARVFTLKELDAATKDFSNINLIGYGMFGEVNKGFLQDGTIVAIKRRVSAPSQEFIEEVCYLSSIRHRNLVRLLGYCQENDLQMLVYEYVSNGSVSTHLYGGNQVSSRKLEFKHRLSIAHGAAKGMVHLHSLNPPLVHMNFKTTNVLVDEDFMPKVADAGLRRLLNRTNGASPSSRVTTDDPFHDPEVKESGGFSLKSDVYSFGVFLMELLCGRDVRSDQRLIEWAQNYEDSIDILTVIDPRMVSSFTSEGMKEFLRLITWCLNPSSERRPAMDYVEIELQRIREKELQLTTVMGEGTTTVTLGSQLFRA, translated from the exons ATGTCAGGGGCTCTTGCGGCAGTTCTAGGAGGTGCTGCAGGAGCCGTGGCATTGCTGGGAATACTAATCGGTTTGATTCGCTACTTTATGTTGCGCAATAGGAGCATCGCAAGATCATCAGACACCAATTCATCTGAACTGTCAGTACAAG AGGAACAAAACATCGAGTTGGCTTTTCAAGGAGCACGAGTTTTTACTCTCAAGGAGTTGGATGCAGCTACAAAAGATTTTAGCAATATCAATCTGATCGGTTATGGAATGTTTGGGGAAGTAAACAAGGGATTTCTTCAGGATGGAACAATAGTGGCTATCAAAAGAAGGGTTTCGGCTCCAAGTCAGGAATTTATCGAGGAG GTATGCTACTTATCTTCGATTCGCCATAGGAATCTTGTAAGACTTTTGGGTTACTGCCAGGAAAATGATCTGCAGATGCTTGTCTATGAGTATGTATCGAATGGCAGTGTTTCCACTCACTTATACG GTGGTAATCAGGTTTCGAGCAGAAAGCTAGAATTCAAACACAGACTTTCCATAGCCCATGGCGCTGCGAAAG GTATGGTTCACCTGCATTCTCTGAATCCTCCTTTGGTGCACATGAACTTCAAGACAACAAATGTCCTTGTAGATGAGGACTTCATGCCGAAAGTTGCCGATGCTGGGCTACGTAGGTTGTTGAATCGGACAAATGGTGCTAGTCCATCTTCTAGAGTGACCACCGATGATCCTTTCCATGATCCGGA agtgaaggagtctggAGGATTCTCTTTGAAGAGTGATGTATATAGTTTTGGGGTATTTCTCATGGAGTTATTATGTGGGAGAGATGTCAGATCTGATCAACGACTCATCGAATGG GCACAGAACTATGAGGACTCTATCGATATTTTGACAGTCATCGATCCGAGAATGGTCAGTAGTTTCACCTCAGAAGGCATGAAAGAGTTCTTGAGGCTGATAACATGGTGCCTGAATCCGTCAAGCGAGAGGAGACCTGCCATGGATTATGTGGAGATAGAACTTCAACGGATACGCGAAAAGGAGTTACAGTTGACGACTGTCATGGGCGAAGGGACGACGACCGTAACTCTCGGAAGTCAGCTGTTTAGGGCATGA
- the LOC135624177 gene encoding DNA polymerase zeta processivity subunit-like, producing MDRKNTSPQGETARVLVEFLEVAITSIVFLKGFYPSEAFERRRYMNVVVHRARHPQLSGYIHSVTAGLLPFVQKGLVERVNVIFYDNEHVPVEKFVFKIIVNQSYNSKVEENDLEFALRAFLVKLTVAEPLTKPLPSGSSWEVTAYFRALPQDSSNKEAQMWVPTDTKQWLQPPDITPIKSMNSEPLKVQLYLEHPNPSEPKNLGV from the exons ATGGATCGGAAGAACACCTCTCCTCAAG GCGAAACGGCTCGTGTATTGGTTGAGTTCTTGGAGGTCGCCATCACCTCCATCGTCTTCCTCAAGGGCTTCTATCCTTCTG AGGCCTTTGAGAGGAGGAGGTACATGAACGTGGTGGTGCACAGGGCGCGGCACCCGCAGCTCTCCGGCTACATCCACTCCGTGACTGCCGGTCTCCTCCCCTTCGTCCAAaag GGGTTGGTGGAGAGGGTGAATGTGATCTTCTACGACAATGAACATGTCCCGGTCGAAAAATTCGTTTTCAAGATTATTGTCAACCAGTCTTACAACTCCAAGGTGGAAGAGAATGATCTTGAGTTTGCTCTCAGAGCATTCCTCGTCAAGCTGACAGTCGCTGAGCCCCTTACCAAACCTCTTCCATCTG GTAGCAGTTGGGAGGTCACTGCCTACTTTCGAGCCCTTCCTCAGGACAGCAGCAACAAGGAGGCTCAGATGTGGGTTCCAACAGACACAAAGCAGTGGCTGCAGCCCCCAGACATAACACCGATAAAATCAATGAACAGCGAGCCTTTGAAGGTACAACTTTACCTAGAACATCCCAATCCTTCAGAACCAAAGAATCTAGGAGTGTGA
- the LOC135626047 gene encoding CDP-diacylglycerol--glycerol-3-phosphate 3-phosphatidyltransferase 2-like: protein MALGSAQAPLAAVAATSGESVRRRAGDAVRGRSSANGDAASSMGSLYEFRNGRGEIEMNGSGSVRQSPPPLLQQSGTPKLLTLPTVLTIGRVAAVPLLVSTFYMDGWWATTATTGIFLLAALTDWLDGYIARRMRLGTAFGAFLDPVADKLMVSATLVLLCTKPLKCAVFGDVPWLLAAPSITIIGREITMSSVREWAASQNGRALEAVAVNSFGKWKTATQMTALTVLLASRDPRLAAMTGLVAAGVVLLYISAGLAVWSLVVYMKKIWRLLLK, encoded by the exons ATGGCTCTTGGATCCGCGCAGGCGCCTCTCGCGGCCGTGGCCGCCACGTCGGGCGAGAGCGTGAGAAGACGGGCGGGTGATGCCGTAAGAGGGAGGAGCAGCGCCAACGGTGACGCCGCGAGCTCCATGGGTTCCCTTTACGAGTTCCGGAACGGGAGAGGGGAGATCGAGATGAATGGGAGCGGCAGCGTCAGGCAATCTCCGCCGCCGCTACTGCAGCAGAGCGGCACGCCGAAGCTGCTCACGCTGCCGACGGTTCTCACGATCGGCCGGGTTGCTGCCGTCCCCCTTCTCGTGAGCA CTTTCTACATGGATGGTTGGTGGGCAACAACTGCTACAACAGGCATCTTTCTTCTCGCAGCACTTACAGATTGGCTAGATGGCTATATTGCACGAAGG ATGAGACTAGGAACTGCATTTGGTGCATTTTTGGATCCTGTAGCTGACAAG CTTATGGTATCTGCCACTTTGGTTTTGTTGTGCACCAAACCTTTGAAATGTGCTGTATTTGGGGATGTTCCATGGCTTCTGGCAGCACCTTCAATCACCATTATTGGTAGAGAG ATAACTATGTCATCAGTTAGAGAGTGGGCTGCATCCCAGAATGGTAGAGCTCTTGAG GCAGTAGCAGTAAATAGTTTTGGGAAATGGAAAACAGCAACACAAATGACTGCACTGACTGTTCTTCTTGCTAGTAGAGATCCCAG acttgcagCGATGACTGGTTTGGTTGCTGCCGGTGTTGTCCTGCTTTACATTTCAGCTGGGCTTGCTGTATGGTCACTAGTTGTGTACATGAAAAAGATATGGAGATTATTGCTGAAGTAG